One stretch of Dyella jiangningensis DNA includes these proteins:
- a CDS encoding lipocalin family protein: MSAATTVPSLADGLVNKPIPRIDLARYAGHWHEIAHLPMVFQRQCVDHVTADYTLRPDGKLDVRNVCRTRHDVADVVEGLARPGKGGAGALEVRFAPAWLAWVPFVWADYWVIDLDPDYGWAVVGSPSRKYLWILSRTPRMDKSLFDELCDRAVLRGYTVDKLIMTGPVG; encoded by the coding sequence ATGTCCGCCGCAACGACCGTACCTTCGCTGGCCGATGGCCTCGTCAACAAGCCCATCCCTCGGATCGACCTGGCGCGTTACGCGGGACACTGGCACGAGATCGCGCACTTGCCGATGGTTTTCCAGCGGCAGTGCGTCGACCACGTGACGGCCGATTACACCTTGCGTCCCGACGGCAAGCTCGACGTGCGCAACGTATGCCGCACGCGCCATGACGTCGCCGATGTCGTCGAAGGCCTGGCCCGTCCTGGGAAAGGCGGCGCGGGCGCGCTGGAAGTACGCTTTGCTCCTGCATGGCTCGCCTGGGTGCCGTTCGTGTGGGCCGACTATTGGGTGATCGATCTCGATCCGGATTACGGCTGGGCGGTGGTCGGCAGCCCGAGCCGGAAATACCTGTGGATTCTTTCGCGCACGCCGCGCATGGACAAGTCGCTGTTCGACGAATTGTGCGATCGCGCCGTGCTGCGCGGCTACACGGTCGACAAGCTGATCATGACCGGCCCGGTGGGCTGA
- a CDS encoding M1 family metallopeptidase yields MHRLVRPFVLTALATCCAAALAAPAADDQPHGKLPRWAVPESYQLAFKVDPRQQDFSGTTSIKVKLDQASDHLWLHGRELKVSKVTVTDAAGKKHAGKYVEVAPQEGVVRIDFGTTLKPQELTVAFEYTAPLNQQLQGLYKVSHKGQPYAMTQMEPISARFAFPGFDEPGFKTPFDIRLTIPSDEVGVANTKQVKEEKAGDGWKTLTFSTTKPLPTYLVAFGVGPWDVVKGPDISATAQREGNLELRGIAAQGEGHRMQHVLGETPSIIHTLEDYYGFGYPWDKLDLLAAPDFSAGAMENPGLVTFRDWLLLLDPDSPANYVRGSFNVTAHELAHQWTGDTVTLAWWDDLWLNEAFATWMQQKVTQKVHPEYRADLDRVRGAQGAMNGDSLVTTRKIRQPITGNGDIETAFDGITYQKGAAVLGMFEGYVSEPVFQKGMRAYIQEHKFGNATADDLIDSIAKAADKGNDFKQAFKSFLNQPGVPYVQTRLTEENGKTVLHLTQSRYLPVGSKGEANQVWGVPMCVRFATASGTKVSCELFDKAEGSMVLEGASKGTWVLPNANGSGYYRFAMARNDLANLGKQINKLDDAEQLAYADAVYASFKHGDLDAADVLAALKPLTSSRTREVATAPLTSFNWIYRNLAQTDAQRAKLAAWAKAAYLPRMQQLGYHRKANEADTDSLLRNTLADELALTVKLPEVRAELLKQGDAALKRKADGHLDLTAADSDLLGAALGVAVQERGKPAVDALIAEVPQTSDPAFRNAMLAGLSEVNDPALANQVRDFALDKKVKVGEMSMLLRGGRDTRKARDESWQWATTHYDKIVDRTGSFSGGRLPELIGGGGCSQDEADRLQSFFKDRAKQVSGAERGLAQATESTVLCHSLAQKQDAAAILR; encoded by the coding sequence ATGCATCGTCTCGTTCGTCCTTTTGTTCTCACCGCTCTCGCGACCTGCTGCGCCGCCGCGCTGGCCGCGCCGGCCGCCGATGACCAACCGCACGGCAAGCTGCCGCGCTGGGCGGTGCCGGAGTCGTATCAGCTCGCCTTCAAGGTCGATCCGCGCCAGCAGGATTTCTCCGGCACCACCAGCATCAAGGTGAAGCTGGACCAGGCGTCCGATCACCTTTGGCTGCACGGTCGCGAGCTGAAGGTGAGCAAGGTGACGGTGACCGATGCCGCCGGCAAGAAGCACGCCGGCAAGTACGTGGAAGTGGCGCCGCAGGAAGGCGTGGTGCGCATCGACTTCGGCACCACGCTGAAGCCGCAGGAACTGACCGTGGCATTCGAGTACACCGCACCGCTCAACCAGCAGCTGCAGGGCCTGTACAAGGTGAGCCACAAGGGCCAGCCGTATGCGATGACGCAGATGGAGCCCATCAGCGCGCGCTTCGCATTCCCCGGTTTCGACGAACCCGGCTTCAAGACGCCGTTCGACATTCGCCTGACCATTCCCAGCGATGAAGTGGGCGTGGCCAACACCAAGCAGGTGAAGGAAGAGAAGGCCGGCGACGGCTGGAAGACGCTGACCTTCTCCACCACCAAGCCGCTGCCGACCTACCTCGTCGCGTTCGGCGTGGGCCCGTGGGACGTGGTGAAGGGCCCGGACATCTCGGCCACCGCGCAGCGCGAGGGCAACCTGGAACTGCGCGGCATCGCCGCACAGGGCGAAGGTCATCGCATGCAGCACGTGCTGGGCGAAACGCCGAGCATCATCCACACGCTGGAGGACTACTACGGCTTCGGCTATCCGTGGGACAAGCTCGACCTGCTCGCCGCGCCGGACTTCTCCGCGGGCGCGATGGAAAACCCGGGCCTGGTGACCTTCCGCGACTGGCTGCTGCTGCTCGATCCGGATTCCCCGGCCAACTACGTGCGCGGTTCGTTCAACGTCACCGCGCATGAGCTCGCGCACCAGTGGACCGGCGACACCGTGACGCTCGCGTGGTGGGACGATCTGTGGCTCAACGAAGCCTTCGCCACGTGGATGCAGCAGAAGGTGACGCAGAAGGTGCATCCGGAATACCGCGCCGACCTCGACCGCGTGCGCGGCGCGCAGGGCGCGATGAACGGCGACAGCCTGGTCACCACGCGCAAGATCCGCCAGCCGATCACTGGCAACGGTGACATCGAGACCGCATTCGACGGCATCACCTACCAGAAGGGTGCCGCGGTGCTGGGCATGTTCGAAGGCTATGTGAGCGAGCCGGTGTTCCAGAAGGGCATGCGCGCGTATATCCAGGAGCACAAGTTCGGCAACGCCACCGCCGATGACCTGATCGATTCCATCGCCAAGGCCGCCGACAAGGGCAACGACTTCAAGCAGGCCTTCAAGAGCTTCCTCAACCAGCCGGGCGTGCCGTACGTGCAGACCAGGCTGACGGAAGAGAACGGCAAGACCGTGCTGCACCTGACGCAGAGTCGTTACCTGCCGGTGGGCAGCAAGGGTGAAGCGAACCAGGTGTGGGGCGTGCCGATGTGCGTGCGCTTCGCGACCGCTAGCGGCACCAAGGTGAGCTGCGAACTGTTCGACAAGGCCGAAGGCAGCATGGTGCTCGAAGGCGCGAGCAAGGGCACCTGGGTGCTGCCAAATGCCAATGGCAGCGGCTACTACCGTTTCGCGATGGCCAGGAACGACCTGGCCAACCTCGGCAAGCAGATCAACAAGCTCGATGATGCCGAGCAGCTCGCCTACGCCGATGCGGTATACGCCAGCTTCAAGCACGGCGACCTCGATGCCGCCGATGTGCTCGCTGCGCTCAAGCCGCTGACCTCGTCCAGGACGCGCGAAGTGGCCACCGCACCGCTGACCAGCTTCAACTGGATCTACCGCAACCTGGCGCAGACCGATGCGCAGCGGGCCAAGCTCGCCGCGTGGGCCAAGGCCGCCTACCTGCCGCGCATGCAGCAGCTGGGCTACCACCGCAAGGCGAACGAGGCCGACACCGATTCGTTGCTGCGCAATACGCTGGCCGACGAACTCGCGCTGACGGTGAAGCTGCCGGAAGTGCGCGCCGAACTGCTCAAGCAGGGCGACGCCGCACTCAAGCGCAAGGCCGATGGTCACCTCGACCTCACGGCGGCCGACTCCGACCTGCTTGGCGCCGCGCTTGGCGTGGCCGTGCAGGAACGTGGCAAGCCCGCGGTGGATGCGTTGATCGCCGAAGTGCCGCAGACCAGCGATCCGGCCTTCCGCAACGCCATGCTCGCCGGCCTGAGCGAAGTGAACGATCCCGCGCTGGCCAACCAGGTGCGCGACTTTGCCCTCGACAAGAAGGTGAAGGTGGGCGAGATGAGCATGCTGCTGCGCGGTGGTCGCGACACCCGCAAGGCACGCGACGAATCGTGGCAGTGGGCCACCACCCACTACGACAAGATCGTGGACCGCACCGGCAGCTTCTCTGGCGGTCGCCTGCCGGAACTCATCGGTGGCGGCGGTTGCTCGCAGGACGAAGCCGATCGCCTGCAGTCCTTCTTCAAGGATCGCGCCAAGCAGGTGAGCGGTGCCGAGCGTGGCCTCGCGCAGGCCACCGAGTCCACCGTGCTGTGTCACTCGCTGGCGCAGAAGCAGGACGCTGCCGCGATTCTTCGCTGA